In the genome of Luteitalea pratensis, the window GGGATGCTTCTCGAGCAGGCCGACGCTCGCCATGATGAAACCCGGCGTGCAGAAGCCGCACATCAGCGCGTCCTTCTCGCAAAAGGCCGCCTGCACCGGATGCAGCGTGTCGCCGTTGGCGAGCCCGTCGACGTTGCGAATCTGCTTGCCCTGCACCGCGATCGCCAGGGTGGAGCACGAGTAGACCGGGCGACCGTCGACCAGCATCGTGCAGGCGCCGCAGGCGCCCCGATCGCAGCCGCGCTTGTTGCCGGTCAGGTCGGCGCGCATACGCAGCGCGTCGAGGAGCGTCACCCGCGGCTCGAGCATCAGGTCCAGCTGGCGGCCGTTGACGTTCAGACGGACGGGCACGGCGCCAGGCCCCAGCGCGGCCGGGCCGGATTGCGCCTCGGCACTCGGCGAGATGACGCTCGCCGCCACGCCGACGACACCTGTCGATTTGAGGAAATTGCGGCGTCCATGATCAACGCCGGCCAAAGAGTCGTCCTTGGGTGTCACGGCCAATCCTCTCTGCGCTGAGATATGTGCAGCCTTACGGATGTCCGTAGGTTACCGCTTTACCTCGAGCCAGTCTTGCCTGTTCCTCCATGAATCTTGCCGGTCACAGGTCCGGGAGTCGGGAGTCGGAAGTCGCGCTTCGGTAGGGCCCGCTCTCCGAGCGCGGCCCTGCACCGGCCGGGCCGAACGAACGAGCCAGTCTTTCGAAGCATTGGGCATTTCGCGGTGCGGGGCGTTTGCTACGCTGCGAATATCGGCCGCGGTCATGGCGTGGGACGGCCACGCAAAAAGAAATGCAAATCATGGAAGAGCGCACTCTCGGCAGGAACGGTCTCGACGTCTCGGCCATTGGCTATGGGTGCATGGGTCTCGAGAGCGTCTACGGCCCGGCGACCGACCGCGCGGAGGGGATCGGCATCATTCGCGCCGCGTTCGAGCGCGGCGTCACGCATTTCGACACCGCGGAGACCTACGGCCCGTTCACCAACGAAGTCCTCGTCGGCGAGGCGCTCGCGCCCATTCGCGCGCAGGTGTCGGTCGCGACCAAGTTCGGCTGGGACCTCGACGCGCAGACGGGCGCACGTACCGGTCGCCTCAACAGCCGCCCCGAGCACATCCGTCGCGTGGTCGACGCGATGTTGACGCGACTCGCGGTCGACACCATCGACTTGCTGTACCAGCACCGGGTCGATCCGGACGTGCCAATCGAGGATGTCGCGGGGACCGTCAAGGCACTCATCACCGCCGGCAAGGTGAAGCACTTCGGCCTCTCGGAAGCGGCGCCGCAGACGATCCGCCGGGCCCACGCGGTTCAGCCGCTCGCGGCCATCCAGAGCGAATACTCACTCTGGACGCGCGACGTGGAGCAGAACGGTGTGCTCGCCACCTGCGAGGAACTCGGCATCGGATTCGTGCCCTGGAGTCCGCTGGGCGCGGGTTTCCTGACAGGAGCGATCTCCGCCACGACCACATTCGACGCCGCGGATTTCCGCGCCTCGTCTCCGCGCTTCGTCCCCGAGGCACGAGCCGCGAACGTCGCGATGGTGGATCTCCTGAAGCGGATCGCCGAACCGAAGGGGGCGACGCCGGCGCAGATCGCCCTGGCGTGGCTGCTGGCGCAGAAGCCCTTCATCGTGCCGATCCCAGGCACGACGAAGCTGCATCGCCTCGAAGAGAACCTCGGTGCGGCACACGTCACGCTCACACCGGAGGACCTCCGCGACATCGCGTCGGCCAGCGCGGCGATCGAGGTGCACGGGGCGCGGTTGCCGGAAGCCATCCTGAAACATTCGTATAGGTAACGTCGCCAAGGGGGCCGGGCTCGGAGAGCCGGCCCTACCGTTGTCCGACATATTTGTCGAAGCCTTTCTTCTTCAGTCGGACATCGGGTCTGCGACTTCATCGAACCGGCTCCGGTGCGACTCGCGCGATCACTGACATCGCCGTGGTTGCCTTGCCCCAGCCGGCGTAGAAGCCCATGTGCGTCACCGCTTCGGTGATCTGGTCGCGGGTCAGGCCACTCTCGAGTCCGCGACGCAGGTAGATCTCGAGCTGGTCGTCGTCAGCCATGGCCGCCAGTGCGGCGATTGTGACCAGGCTTCGATCGCGCAGCGCGAGATCCGATCGTCGCCAGAGGTCATCGAACACAACGTCTGTGGTCAACTGCACGAACTTCGGCGCGACGGCAGTCGCGGCCTCGCTCGGCCCCGGGACTCCCGCGGCGGCGGCGGTCGCCGGGAGGCGCGGTGCGACAGTTCGTAGTGCGGCAGTGTCCACCTTCCGCGCGGAATACACCCCCTCATACACCTGCAGTGCCGAAACGGCATTCGGCCAGCCGCTGTAGACGGCGAGGTGCGCCAGCAGGCCGGATGTCTCGCTGGGCTGGAGCCCGTTCTCGAGGCCCCGCGTCAGGTGACCGGCGAGCTGTGCCGTCTTGCCCGTCGCGATCAGCACCGCGATGGTCACGAGGCTGCGGTCGCGCGGCGACAACTCGGGCCGTCGCCACACATCGCCGTACAGGACATCGTCGGTGAGGGTCGCGAGGCCGGGCGCGAGCCTCTGCTGAAGGTCTCCCGAGGGCCGCCTGGCGCCCTGCTCGCCGGCGGGAGGCTGCTGCGCAGCCTGTCCCTCGGGAGGCGCCGGTGCCAAACCCCGCTCGCCGGCGGGCGCAGCGTTGTATTGCTCCTCGCTCACCTGTTCCATCCACTGCACGGCCGTGCCTCCCCGAGGCTCGGTAATCGCGATGTGCGTCATGGATGTCTGCGGCGCCGCTCCATGCCAATGCTTCTGACCAGCTGGGATCCTGACCACGTCACCCGCACGAATCGCCTCGACCGCGTCACCCCAGCGCTGGACGCGGCCGGTGCCGACCGTGACGATCAGGGTCTGGCCACCAGGGTGCGAGTGCCAGGCCGTGCGGGCCCCGGGCTCGAATGTGACCGAGCCGCCACTGGCTGCCGAGGAGAGGAGCGAGTCGAACAGCATGTCGACACGCGCGCTACCCGTGAAGTTGTCGGGGGGGGCCTGCCGGACTGCGCGAGTGCCGCTGCGGTTGATGACCAGCGTCTGCGCCCCTGCCGGCGAGGCGAGCGGAGCCATCGCCATGAGCATCGCCGTGAACATGATCGAGGCCTTGCGCTTGTCGGTCTGCATAGACGCTCCGGGGTCCGCTGCGCCGGCCAGGCCCGGCCTGTAATGGTTTTCTCGTGCCGTCGTGTGCGCCCGTGGCAACTCAGCGACTGGACGATGAAGCAAGTTCGTCACAGGATTGGGCAAACCCCGTCGTCCTCGGAGCGCTACGATGTCTGAACGCTCATCGCCCGAACACCTCATGTCGTCCCTCCGCTCTCACGTCGAGGCCACGATGCTTGACACCCGCACGGCGCCGGCGGCGCCGGCCGTCGTTGACCAGTTCACGCGGCATCCCGCGCCGGACCAGCTCGTCACCCCGGACAGTATGTCGGTCCGCCGGCTCGCCGACCTCCTGGCGCGCTATGCCCCGTACGACGGACGCTTCGAACTGAGGCGAACCGGCGTGTTTGCTCTCCGATGGTCGCGGCCGAGCCATGAGCCGGTGCATGTCACGCAGCGTCCGGCGCTCTGCCTCGTGGCGCAGGGCGGGAAGGTCGCGATGCTCGGCACGGAGACTTTCGCGTACGACGCCGCCAGGATGCTGGTGTTTTCGGTCGATCTCCCGATCGCCGCACAGGTCACCGCTGCGAGCGCCGAGGCGCCGTATCTCGGGTTCAAGCTGGAGTTCGACCCGTACCGTGTCGCCGAGTTGACGCTGAAGGTCCACCCGCACGGGACGCCAAGACCGCCATCGGAGCGTGGGCTGTACGTGGGCCACACCACCGAGGCGATCGTCGATGCGGTGACCCGCCTGCTGGTGTCGATGGCCCACCCCGCCGACACCGAACTCGTTGCGCCGCTGATCATCGACGAGATCCTGATTCGCCTGCTGCGCAGCCCCGTAGGCGCGCGGGTCGCGCAGATCGGACAAGCCGAGTCCGGCCTGCACCGCATCGCGCAGGCGGTCGCCTGGCTGCGTGAGCACTACGCGCAACCGACCGGCGTCGAGGAACTCGCCGAGCTGGTGAACATGAGCGTCTCCTCGTTCCACCAGCACTTCAAGGCCGTGACGTCGATGAGCCCGTTGCAGTACCAGAAGTTGATGCGCCTGCACGAAGCCAGGCGGTTGATGCTGTTCCAGGGCATCGACGCGGGTCGTGCGTGCCGGCTGGTCGGCTATGTCAGTCCATCGCAGTTCAGCCGCGAGTATGCGCGCTTCTTCGGACGCGCACCGATGCGCGACGTGAGCCTCTTGCGCGCCGAAGGCGTGGCTCCGATCGGCGCGGCCGGCGTAGACTCGGCTCGTGGCCAGGCGCCCCGCTGATCCGTTCGCGTCGGTCGCCGCCATCGGCCGCACCCTGCCGGATGTCGAGCTCACGACCACCTTTGGCAAGCCGGCGCTGAAGACCGGCGGCACGATGTTCGTCTGCATCGCGTCGCACAAGTCGGCCGAGACCGACACGCTCGTCGTGATGATGGACATCGCCGATCGCGACCTGCTGGTCGCGGAAGATCCCGACAGCTATTACCTGAAGGAGCATTACGTCGGCTATCCGTGCGTGCTGGTGCGCCTCCGCCGCGTCGGCGCCGATGCCCTGCGCGGGCTGGTGATCGGCGCGCACCGGTACGTGAGCCAGAAAAAGAAGCCACCCCGTCGCGGCACGCGATGAGGCCCCCGGGCTCGGGCTGGCTGCGAGTTCTTCCCGTGGACCGGAATTTTTCCCCGGCTCATCTGCGGTTCCCTGCCGATTCGCGGCCGTTGCCGGGACGAATGATGGCGCGGGCGAGACGGATCGTTCCTTGCTTTGGTTGACTGGTCGGACATGGCTTCCCCACCTGCGCCTCGGTATGGACTCAACACGCGTTCCCTGACGGATCGCCGCCAACTTCTCGCCGCGTTCTCGCCGCGAAGCGGCGGCGACGGACGCGAGGAGGCCTACGGCCATTGGATCCACGTCCATCGTCGTGCCATGGCGTGCCGGTTCGAGGTCACGCTCGCCGCGGCGGACCGGGCATTCGTCCCGGCCGCGCTGACCGCGCTCGACGAAATCGACCGTCTCGAGCACGAGTTGAGCGTGTTCATCGCGACCAGTGCGATCTCCGAACTGAACCGCAACGCGGCTGACCGGGCCGTCGCGGTGCCGGCGGGTGTGGCGGAACTGCTGATGGACTGCCAACGCGTGCATCGGGACACCGATGGCGCCTTCGACCTGACGACGACGCCGCTCAGCCGGTGTTGGGGCTTCCTCGGGCGGGAGCCACGAGTACCTCAGCGAGCGGCGATCGAGGAGGCGCGCCGCCAGGTCGGCTTCGGTGCGGTGCACGTAAGTTCCGATCCGCCGGCAGTGGCGTTCAGCCGTCCCGGGATCGAGGTGAACCTCGGCGCCGTGGGCAAGGGCTACGCACTCGATTGCGCAGCCTCGGTGCTGCGCGACTCGGGGGTGCACCACGCACTGCTGTCTGCCGGCGGCAGCAGCATCGTGGCCATGGGTGGTCGCGGCGCAGGATGGGTGGTCGACGTCGTCTCGCCTCTCCGACCCGGGCAACCCATCGCAACGCTCTCGCTGCGGAACGCGGCGCTTGGAACGAGCGGCGCCGGCGAACAGTTCGTGGTCCAGGACGGGCGACGGTACGGTCACGTCATCGATCCGCGGACCGGCTGGCCGGCTGACGGCATCCTGTCGGTGAGCGTCGTCGCCTCGAGCGCTGCACGGGCCGACGCGCTGTCGACCGGTTTCCTGGTCGGGGGGGTCGACCTGGCGAGGCGGTACTGCAGCGAGCATCCCGACGTACTTGCGCTCATCACGCCGGACGACGAATCCGGACAGACGATCGTCGTTGGCCATTACCCAACTGCCAGGGTCGTCGGCGACTGAGGGACATCTCTTCATGGCCTCATTGCATGTTTCCCCGTTGCAGCAGACGTCGCTGGTGATCCTGCGCACGCTGGTCGGGTGGCACTTCCTCTACGAGGGCTACACGAAGCTCCTGCATCCCGCGTGGAGCCTGGCTGGCGCGCCGCTTCCATCATGGTCGTCGGCAGCGTACCTGAAGGCGGCGACTGGCCCGTTGGCACCGCTGTTTCACTGGATGGGCAGCGTGGCGTGGATCGGGTCACTCGATCTCGCGATTGCGCTTGCGCTGGCAGCAGTCGGCATGAGCCTGATGCTCGGGCTGTTCACTCAGTGGGGTTGCAGCGGCGCGCTGGCACTGCTGGTGATCTTCTACCTGGCGGCAATGCCCACCGGCGGCATCGACGTGCGCGCCGAAGGCACCTATCTCCTCGTCAACAAGAACCTGGTCGAGGCGTGCGCGGTGATCGTGCTGCTCGCGTTTCGTACCGGATCGATCGCTGGACTGGATCGGCTGTGGCTGCGGGCTCGCCCGGCAACCATCCCGGTTCAAGAGGCAGTGGCATGAATCTCACACCCGAACAGATCGAACTTGGCCGACGCAACTTCCTGAAGGTGCTGGCGGGCACGCCGGCGGTGGCTGCGCTCGGCGCAGCCGCTGCGCTGCGTGGTCCGGCGCCGGGCGGCCGGGTGCGACTCGCGTTCATCGGCCTCGGCTCGCAGGGGCGGGCGCAGTTGACCAACGTCGATCCCGATTACGGCGACGTGCGTGCCATCTGCGACATCAACCCTGCGCAGCTGAAGCTTGCAGACGGAGTGCTTGCCAGGAACAGCATGCCTCCGGTGCGCCATTACGCAGACTGGCGCGAGATGCTCCAGAAGGAGGATGTCGAAGCCGTCATCGTGGCGCCGCCGCTGTGGTCCCACGCGGAGCTCGCCATCGGGTGTCTCGACGCCGGCAAGCACGTCCTGTGCGAGAAGATGATGGCGTGGGACGTCGAGAGCTGCGAACGCATGCGCGCTGCGGCGCTTCGCAATGACCGCGTCCTCGAGATCGGATACCAGCGCAATCACAACCCGATGTACCAGGCCGCCCACGAGGGGATCGTGAAGGCTGGCGTCCTAGGCGACATCTATCACGTGCGACTCGCGTGGCACCGGAACGGCAGCTGGCGGCGCAAGGCGGAGCTGCCGTCGCCCGACTACGACCCGTCAGCTTTTGGTTACCCGACGTTCGACCACCTGATCAACTGGCGCCTCTACTGGAAGTACTCGCAGGGGCTGATGGCGGAGCTGGGCAGTCACCAGGTCAACGCAGTGAACTGGTTCCTCGGGTCTGCGCCGGAGGCAGTGATTGCCTCGGGCGGCCTCTACCGGTTCCCCGAGAATCGGGAAGTCTTCGATCACGTCTTCGTGAACTTCGAGTATCCAGGCGGCCGTACGGCCTCCTTCTCGTCCATCGAGTCCAACGCGTTCGACGAGTACTACGAGATGTACATGGGCACGAAGGGGACGTTAATCATGCTGGCCGAGCGCGAGGCGCTCCTGTTCCAGGAGGGCGGCGGCGGGCGTCAGACCGGCATCGAGGTGACGCCGGCCGGCCCGGGTGCGGTAGCGCAGTCCTCCGAGACCATGGCGGGCAACACGAATCAGGCGACCAATCGAGCGGAGACGCTGCCGGCGGCTGGCGCCGCCCCCGCGGCACGGTCATCGGCGACGCGATTGCAGATGCGGCGGTTCTGCTCGGCCATTCGCGTCGGCACGCCGTTGCTCTGCGGGCCCGACAAGGCCATGGCGTCCGCACGTGCCTGCATCGGCGCGAACGAGGCCATCAAGACCAGGGCGCGTGTGATCCTGCGCACGACCTGAGGAACTGCCAGTCACGTATGCCGAAGCCAGGCCACGCCGCGCCAGTGACAGCCGCGAACCGCTTCGTGGCGCTCCTGCGCGGTATCAAACGTCGGCGGCAACAACCTGATCAAGATGAGCGTACTGCGCGAGAGCTTCGGGGCGCTCGGCTTCAGCGACGTGGTGACGTACATCCAGAGCGGCAAGGGCGTCACCATCCGCAACTGGAACACTACGACCAGGCTGCTGACGATGCTCTGAGCCGGTGGCCATACAAGTTTCCGCAGCCTAGAGCCGTTTGATTGTCGCGAACCACGCCGGTGCACCGTCGTCGTGGAGTCTCGTCTGAATGCGGTCCGGTTCGATGGCGGCGACAGTCCATCCAGTGCTGGGGGTGAACGCCGCTCTCAGCTCTGCCCGACTGATGGGGTGCGGGCCGGTGTCGGGACCTTCGTCACTGAAGCACAGCACATACAGGGTTCCACGGGGCTTGGTCACCGACGCCAGGCTCGCCACATAGGCTGGTCGCTCATCGCCGTCGAAGGTGTGGAACAATCCGCAGTCCAGCACTGTCTGAAACCTGCGCCGCAAGCGCTCCAGCTTGAACGCATCAGCCGCAGCGAACTCGACCTCGATCCCACGATCGCCGGCCTTCTGTCGGGCGATTGCCAGTGCTGTCTCGGCCACGTCAACGCCCAGCACCGTCAATCCCAGCGAGGCGACGTGAAGGGCGTTCTCGCCGGTCCCGCAGCCCGCATCGAGCACCGCGCCGGAGAATCCGCCTTCGGATGCCACGCGCACGATGGCTGGCTGCGGCCGGCCAATGTCCCAGGGCGGCGGACCGTCCTCGTACGACGCATCCCAGGGTTGTCCTGCCAGGCGTTCGTGACTGGTCGGGTGGCGGCCATCGAACGGATCGCCAGCGAGGGTTCCTGATCGCTCTGACAAGGTCGTCCCTCCCTGCAAACAATCTTGCGCCGCGACCAGCGATCCGGCAACCGCGCCGCGAGGAGAATGGTTCGCGACGAGGTCGACAAGCTGCGATACGATGGCCCCGATACGCACCTCAGCCGGACAGGGTTCACATCAGGATTCCCCGATGATCGACCGTCGCCAGTTCGTCCAGTCCATGATCGCACTCGGAGCGGCCTCGTCGGCCTCGCCGGAGGTGCTGTTCGGGCAAGGCTCGTCCGAGCTCCGCGACCTCGCCGATGCCGCCCTGGCAACCGCGAAGAAGCTGGGCGCGACCTACGCGGACATCCGCATCAACCGCTACCGCAACCAGTTCATCTTCACCAGGGACCGCCGTGTGCAGAACATCGCCAACACGGACGACCATGGCTTCGGCATCCGCCTGATCGTCGACGGCACCTGGGGCTTTGCCAGCAGCAGCGCCGTGAGCAAGGACGAGATCGCGCGCGTCGCGGCCCAGGCCGTGGGGATCGCCAAGGCCAACCGTGCGATCAACCAGGAGCCGGTCCGGCTCGCGCCCGTCGAAGGCTTCGACACGAGCTGGAACACGCCGGTCAAGAAGAACCCGTTCGAGATGCCGCTGCAGCCGAAGCTCGACCTGCTGCTGCAGATTCACGAGGAGGCTCTGAAGGTCCCAGGCGCCAGCTTCGTGTCGGCGTTCATGCAGTTTGTCAACGAGCACAAGTACTTCGCGTCGAGCGAAGGCTCGCACATCGAGCAGTCACTGATTCGCACCTATCCGTCGTTCACGATCACGGCCGTGGACAAGGCGACGGGCAAGTTCTACTCGCGGCGCTCGCTCACGTCGCCGATGGGCATGGGCTACGAGTACGTCGAGTCCTACCCCTTGCTGCAGGAAGCGCGCGTCGCTGCCGAAGAAGCCGTTGCGACGCACAAGGCCAAGCCAGCGCCGTCCGGGCCGAAGACGCTGATCCTCCACCCCTCCAACCTGTGGCTGACGATTCACGAGTCCGTGGGACACCCCACCGAGCTCGATCGGGCGCTCGGGTACGAAGCCAACTTCGCGGGAACGAGCTTCCTGACGACCGACAAGCTCGGGACCTTCCAGTTCGGTTCCAAGCTCGTGAATCTGGTCGCCGACAGGACGCAGGAGAACGGCATGGCGACCTGCGGCTACGACGACGATGGGGTCAAGAGCAGCCGATGGCACCTCGTCAAGGACGGGACGTTTGTCGATTATCAGACGACGCGCGACCAGGCGCACCTCATTGGCCAGAAGGCCTCGCACGGCTGCAGCTATGCAGACAGCTGGGGCTCGGTGCCGTTTCAGCGCATGCCCAACGTCTCACTCGAAGCGGGCACCAAGGACGTCAGTGAGGCCGACATCATCAGCGCGACCGCCGACGGCGTGTATGTGAAGGGAGACGCGAGCTTCAGCATCGACCACCAGCGCTACAACTTCCAGTTCAGCGGGCAGACGTTCTGGGAAGTGAAGAACGGCAAGATCACCACGCAGTTGCGTGACCTCGCCTATCAGTCGAACACGCCAGAGTTCTGGAAGGCGTGCGACATGCTGGGCGGCCCGTCCACTTACGCGCTGGGTGGCGCATTCAACGACGGCAAGGGGCAACCGGTCCAGAGCAACTCGGTCAGCCACGGCTGTCCGATCGCGCGCTTTGCTGGCGTCAACATCCTCAACACCGGGCAGTAGACATGATCTGGACGAAAGAACAGGCAAAGACGCTGGCCGACCGCGCGCTCGCCCTGAGCAAGGCCGAGCAGACGTTCGTGGCCATCAACGGCAGCGAACGCGCCAGTGTGCGCTTCGCACGCAACACGGTGACCACGGCCGGCGCGACATCGGCTGTCAGCCTGGCGATCACGTCGCGTTTCGGCAAGCGTTCCGGAACGGTGACCACTGCGCGATTCGACGACGCGAGCCTGCAGACCGCGCTGCGCAACGCCGAGGAGATCGCGAAGGTCTCACCGGAGAACCCGGAGGCGATGCCGCTGCTCGGACCGCAGACGTACACGCCAGCGACCGCGTACTTCGACGACGTGGCGTCGGCCACACCCGAGTGGCGGGCGTCGTCTGTCGCGACGGCCATCGCGCTCGCGAAGAAGAATGAGGTCGTCTCGGCCGGCTTCGTGGAGACGCAGGCTGCCATGCAGGCGGTCGCGAGCTCGCAAGGCTTGTTTGCCTACGACCGCTTCACGGCAGCGGACTACAACCTGACGGCACGCACGCCGGATGGATCGGGCTCGGGCTGGGCCTCGAAGTCCTTCAATCAGCTCGGACTCCTGCGGCCAGACGTCCTGGCGGAGACGGCCATCAGCAAGGCGGCGATGGCCCGGAACCCCACGGGCATCGAGCCCGGCACCTACACGGTGGTGCTGGAGCCCGCAGCGGTGGCCGACATGGTCGCCTTCATGCTGTTCTCGGCCAACGCCCGCCAGGCCGACGAGGGACGCAGCTTCTTTGCCAAGAAGGGCGGAGGCAACAGGATCGGCGAGCAGATCGTCGGCGATGGCGTCCGTATCTACTCCGACCCCGCGCATCCGCTGGCTCCGACCGTGAGCTTCGACAACGAGGGGTTGCCGGCCGAGAAGCGCGTGTGGGTCGAGAAGGGCGTACTCCAGAATCTGTTCTACTCGCGCTTTTGGGCGCAGAAGATGGGCAAGGCGCCAATCTCCACGCCGTCGAACGTGATCATGGACGGCGGCACCGCCACGATGGCCGACCTCATCGCCGGCACCCAGCGGGGACTGCTCGTCACGCGGTTCTGGTACATCCGCCCGCTCGATCCGCAGACGATCCTGCTCACCGGACTGACGCGGGACGGTCTTTTCCTGATCGAGAACGGCAAGGTGACGCGTCCGGTCAGGAACATGCGCTGGAACGAGAGCCCGGTCGTCGCGCTGAACAACGTCGACGCGATGACGGCGCCAGAACGCGTCGTGAGCGGCGAAGGCGTCGGCGGGTCCGGCCTGTCGCTCGTGTGTCCCGCGGCACGCATCCGCGAGTTCCGGTTCACGAGCAGCTCCGACGCCGTCTGAGCTTCGGATCGAAGGACTTCCTCTTGACAGCGACAGGAGTGCGCTGGTAGCTTCTCTCGATAGCGACAGAAGACGCCGCAATCCCGGAGCCGCCGTGCCCCCACGTTCGCCCATCGAAGCCCTCCGCGGCTCGCTCGACCTGCTCGTCCTGAAGACCCTCTCGCTCTCGCCGACGCACGGCTGGGGAATCAGCCAGCGCGTCCAGCAGTTGTCGGCTGGCGAGTTCGCGATGAACCAGGGATCGCTCTACCCCGCGCTGCAGCGTCTCGAGAAAGACGGGCTGATCGCGAGCGACTGGGGCGTGACCGACAACAACCGGCAGGCCCGGTACTACCGGCTGACCGCCGCCGGACGCCGTGCCCTTGGCGAGG includes:
- a CDS encoding TldD/PmbA family protein, with protein sequence MIWTKEQAKTLADRALALSKAEQTFVAINGSERASVRFARNTVTTAGATSAVSLAITSRFGKRSGTVTTARFDDASLQTALRNAEEIAKVSPENPEAMPLLGPQTYTPATAYFDDVASATPEWRASSVATAIALAKKNEVVSAGFVETQAAMQAVASSQGLFAYDRFTAADYNLTARTPDGSGSGWASKSFNQLGLLRPDVLAETAISKAAMARNPTGIEPGTYTVVLEPAAVADMVAFMLFSANARQADEGRSFFAKKGGGNRIGEQIVGDGVRIYSDPAHPLAPTVSFDNEGLPAEKRVWVEKGVLQNLFYSRFWAQKMGKAPISTPSNVIMDGGTATMADLIAGTQRGLLVTRFWYIRPLDPQTILLTGLTRDGLFLIENGKVTRPVRNMRWNESPVVALNNVDAMTAPERVVSGEGVGGSGLSLVCPAARIREFRFTSSSDAV
- a CDS encoding PadR family transcriptional regulator, with amino-acid sequence MPPRSPIEALRGSLDLLVLKTLSLSPTHGWGISQRVQQLSAGEFAMNQGSLYPALQRLEKDGLIASDWGVTDNNRQARYYRLTAAGRRALGEEVESWKRFAAALDAVLRTD